From a single Georhizobium profundi genomic region:
- the putA gene encoding bifunctional proline dehydrogenase/L-glutamate gamma-semialdehyde dehydrogenase PutA, which yields MTAAPRLSTLRFDAPYGGDDDTIIRGHLGLIAMDQAQDRAIDQRATRLINAIRSEAGSMGGVEDFLREYGLSTREGLAMMVLAEALLRVPDAATQDKLIEDKLREGGWSEHEAHGETWFVSASAWALGLSARVLKPGDTPEGVMQGLVRRLGMPTVRTATRQAMRFLGHHFVLGETIEDALSRAARNEAKGYRHSFDMLGEGARTADDAARYWRSYAEAIEAIGKVQAKSGKERRLPERMGISVKLSALHPRYLATHRDQVLKELVPDVLRLAQRAKAHDLNFTIDAEEADRLELSLDVIDAVFADPSLADWDGFGLAIQAYQKRAPMVIEHIDMLCRKLGRRMMVRLVKGAYWDTEIKRAQERGLPDYPVFTRKPATDVSYLACARKMLDRRAHLYPQFATHNALTIATILEMAGSDRSGFEFQRLHGMGEAVYADLAKSNERVPCRIYAPVGGYRDLLAYLVRRLLENGANSSFVAVAGDAKIPVAKLLVRPQNHLALDKGHSARHEKIPLPAKLYGNRRNSGGLEFGYRADLDQLVAGLARATATVNAQPLNPGLAASGKAQPVLAPADPGREVGSVVFATAADVDKAMTAARAGFARWSRTPVQDRAATLERAADLLEKHRDALMALLALEAGKTLDDGLAEIREAVDFCRYYAAQSRKRFATKERMPGPTGEDNHYGWRGRGVFAAISPWNFPLAIFLGQVTAALAAGNAVIAKPAEQTPLIAYRAVQLLHEAGVPKDVLIYLPGAGDVGAALTAHPAIAGVAFTGSTDTARAINRTLAEKDGPIVPLIAETGGLNAMIVDATALPEQVADDVVMSAFRSAGQRCSALRLLFLQNDVADRMMDMIEGAASALKIGDPMDPSTDIGPVIDHAQKEMLETHITSMRKSHAVRATGKAPETGTFFAPHIVELDRADRLDREIFGPVLHVVRYRAKDLDQVVESIAASGYGLTLGIHSRVDATVSRIIDRLDVGNVYVNRNMIGAVVGTQPFGGSGLSGTGFKAGGPHYLTRFAQEQVVSINTAAAGGNASLIAMGDG from the coding sequence ATGACTGCTGCGCCGCGCCTCTCCACCTTGCGATTTGATGCACCCTACGGGGGCGACGACGACACGATCATCCGCGGCCATCTGGGCCTGATCGCTATGGATCAGGCGCAGGACCGCGCGATCGATCAGCGGGCGACCCGGCTGATCAATGCGATCCGATCGGAAGCCGGTTCAATGGGCGGGGTCGAGGATTTCCTACGTGAATACGGGCTCTCCACGCGCGAAGGCCTTGCGATGATGGTGCTCGCGGAAGCGCTGTTGCGCGTGCCGGATGCGGCGACACAGGACAAGCTCATCGAAGACAAGCTGCGCGAGGGCGGCTGGAGCGAGCACGAGGCGCATGGCGAGACCTGGTTTGTTTCGGCCTCCGCCTGGGCGCTCGGTCTGTCTGCGCGTGTCCTGAAGCCCGGCGACACGCCCGAAGGCGTGATGCAGGGCCTCGTTCGGCGGCTCGGCATGCCGACGGTCAGAACCGCAACGCGGCAGGCGATGCGGTTTCTCGGGCATCATTTCGTGCTCGGCGAAACGATCGAGGATGCGCTGTCGCGTGCAGCGCGCAACGAGGCGAAAGGCTATCGGCATTCCTTCGACATGCTTGGGGAGGGCGCGCGCACGGCTGACGATGCGGCGCGCTATTGGCGCTCCTATGCCGAGGCGATAGAGGCGATCGGCAAGGTGCAGGCCAAAAGCGGCAAAGAACGACGTCTGCCCGAGCGTATGGGCATCTCGGTCAAGCTGTCCGCGCTTCATCCGCGCTATCTGGCGACCCATCGGGATCAGGTGCTCAAGGAGTTGGTGCCGGACGTGCTGCGTCTTGCCCAGCGCGCGAAAGCACATGACCTCAATTTCACGATCGATGCCGAAGAAGCGGACCGCCTCGAACTGTCGCTCGATGTAATCGATGCGGTCTTTGCCGATCCGTCGCTGGCGGATTGGGACGGCTTCGGTTTGGCGATCCAGGCCTACCAGAAGCGGGCGCCGATGGTGATCGAGCATATCGATATGCTGTGCCGGAAGCTTGGCCGGCGGATGATGGTTCGGCTCGTCAAGGGCGCCTATTGGGACACCGAGATCAAGCGGGCGCAGGAGCGGGGACTTCCTGACTATCCGGTCTTTACGCGCAAGCCGGCCACGGATGTTTCCTATCTCGCCTGTGCCCGCAAGATGCTCGACCGGCGAGCCCATCTCTACCCGCAGTTCGCGACCCACAATGCCCTGACGATCGCGACGATCCTTGAAATGGCCGGTAGCGACCGCTCGGGCTTCGAATTTCAGCGCCTGCACGGCATGGGGGAGGCGGTCTATGCCGATCTTGCCAAGAGCAACGAGCGTGTGCCCTGCCGCATCTATGCGCCGGTCGGCGGCTATCGGGATCTGCTTGCCTATCTGGTGCGCCGTCTTCTGGAAAATGGGGCGAACTCGTCGTTCGTTGCCGTGGCAGGCGATGCGAAGATCCCGGTCGCCAAGCTTCTCGTCAGGCCGCAAAACCACCTCGCCCTCGACAAAGGGCATTCGGCCCGTCACGAGAAGATCCCGCTGCCTGCCAAGCTCTATGGGAACCGCCGAAACAGCGGCGGCCTCGAATTCGGCTATCGCGCCGATCTGGACCAATTGGTTGCCGGTCTGGCCCGTGCAACTGCAACTGTGAACGCCCAGCCGCTCAATCCGGGTCTTGCCGCATCCGGAAAGGCCCAACCCGTTCTGGCTCCTGCCGATCCCGGACGCGAGGTCGGCTCTGTGGTGTTCGCAACGGCTGCGGACGTCGACAAGGCGATGACGGCGGCGCGTGCCGGCTTCGCCCGCTGGTCGCGCACCCCGGTCCAAGATCGGGCCGCGACGCTGGAGCGCGCAGCAGACCTTCTGGAAAAACACCGCGATGCACTGATGGCGCTTCTGGCGCTCGAGGCTGGCAAGACCCTCGATGACGGGTTGGCGGAGATCCGGGAGGCTGTTGACTTCTGCCGATATTATGCGGCGCAGTCCCGAAAGCGTTTTGCCACGAAAGAGCGGATGCCGGGACCGACCGGCGAGGACAATCACTATGGCTGGCGCGGGCGTGGCGTTTTTGCGGCGATCAGTCCCTGGAATTTTCCGCTGGCGATCTTCCTGGGGCAAGTGACGGCAGCGCTTGCCGCCGGCAACGCGGTCATCGCCAAGCCGGCCGAGCAGACGCCGCTAATTGCCTATCGCGCGGTGCAGCTTCTCCACGAAGCCGGTGTGCCGAAGGATGTGCTGATCTACCTGCCCGGAGCCGGAGATGTGGGCGCGGCGTTGACGGCGCATCCTGCAATCGCGGGTGTCGCCTTCACCGGATCGACGGACACGGCGCGTGCGATCAACCGCACGCTTGCCGAAAAGGACGGTCCGATCGTTCCGCTGATCGCCGAAACCGGTGGTCTCAACGCGATGATTGTCGATGCCACCGCGCTTCCTGAGCAGGTGGCGGACGACGTGGTCATGTCGGCGTTCCGTTCGGCCGGCCAGCGGTGCTCGGCGCTGCGGTTGCTCTTTCTCCAGAACGACGTCGCCGACCGCATGATGGACATGATCGAGGGTGCGGCAAGCGCCCTGAAGATCGGCGATCCGATGGATCCCTCGACCGACATCGGCCCCGTGATCGACCATGCGCAAAAGGAGATGCTGGAGACCCACATCACGTCCATGCGGAAAAGCCACGCCGTTCGTGCGACCGGCAAGGCACCCGAAACCGGAACGTTCTTCGCGCCGCACATTGTGGAGCTCGACCGAGCAGACCGGCTGGATCGTGAAATCTTCGGACCCGTTCTTCACGTGGTTCGCTACCGGGCGAAGGATCTGGACCAGGTCGTGGAAAGCATCGCGGCGTCGGGCTACGGGCTGACGCTCGGCATCCATTCCCGCGTCGATGCCACAGTCTCGCGCATCATCGATCGCCTCGATGTCGGCAATGTCTACGTCAATCGCAACATGATCGGGGCCGTGGTCGGCACCCAGCCTTTCGGCGGCTCCGGGCTGTCCGGCACCGGTTTCAAGGCCGGTGGACCACACTATCTGACCCGCTTTGCGCAAGAGCAGGTGGTGTCGATCAACACCGCTGCCGCCGGCGGCAATGCAAGCCTGATCGCCATGGGGGACGGCTGA
- a CDS encoding extensin family protein — protein MDTRFACSVAAAILALALMTPATAQETGPDPTLPQASDAPLPEERPELPGDAEPGDDADQPIDGGEAEEEAPEDVPVPDERPEEDVDEASDDADAGTDADADAGEVEEEPVEEETPELLPPEPEDAAALRACRAELRGLGAEFTLMDTIEPEGPEQAGCGVDTPFAVTSVLPGIALEPETQMRCATALALAKWVRGEVLPAARALELGQLMTLNHGSTYVCRPRNNVEEADISEHALGNAIDIMSFTFESGEAITVSPKEGDGDASEAFQKAVGSGACLHFTTVLGPGSDAYHDDHLHLDIAERSSDYRLCQTP, from the coding sequence ATGGACACTCGATTTGCCTGCAGCGTAGCCGCCGCAATTCTCGCGCTCGCGCTGATGACGCCTGCGACTGCTCAGGAAACCGGGCCCGATCCGACTTTGCCGCAAGCCAGTGACGCACCCTTGCCAGAAGAGCGACCGGAGCTTCCCGGCGATGCCGAACCAGGAGATGACGCCGATCAGCCCATCGACGGCGGGGAAGCGGAAGAGGAAGCCCCCGAAGACGTGCCGGTCCCGGATGAGCGCCCCGAGGAGGACGTCGACGAAGCTTCCGATGACGCAGATGCCGGTACCGATGCGGATGCGGATGCCGGCGAAGTCGAGGAAGAGCCCGTCGAGGAGGAGACCCCCGAGCTCCTTCCCCCGGAGCCCGAGGACGCAGCCGCGCTGCGTGCCTGCCGTGCCGAACTGCGCGGCCTGGGTGCGGAGTTCACGCTCATGGATACGATCGAACCCGAAGGTCCCGAACAGGCTGGATGCGGCGTCGACACGCCCTTCGCCGTCACAAGCGTCCTACCGGGCATCGCGCTCGAACCGGAAACGCAGATGCGCTGTGCAACTGCGCTGGCACTAGCGAAATGGGTGCGCGGAGAAGTCCTGCCCGCCGCCCGCGCGCTCGAACTCGGCCAGCTCATGACACTCAACCACGGATCGACCTATGTCTGCCGTCCGCGCAACAACGTCGAAGAAGCCGACATCTCGGAACATGCGCTGGGCAACGCCATCGACATCATGAGCTTCACCTTCGAAAGCGGAGAAGCCATCACCGTTTCACCCAAGGAAGGTGACGGCGATGCCAGCGAAGCCTTCCAGAAGGCGGTCGGCTCGGGCGCTTGTTTGCATTTCACGACAGTTCTCGGACCCGGGTCGGACGCGTATCACGACGACCATCTGCATCTCGACATCGCCGAACGCTCAAGCGATTACCGTCTCTGCCAGACGCCGTGA
- a CDS encoding formate--tetrahydrofolate ligase yields MTSVQSDIEIARAAAKKPIMEIGAALGIPADQLVPYGHDKAKVSADFIGSLSGRPDGKLILVTAVNPTPAGEGKTTTTVGLGDGLNRIGKRAIVCVREPSLGPCFGMKGGAAGGGYAQVVPMDDINLHFTGDFHAITAAHNLLSALIDNHLYWGNALGVDSRRVVWRRALDMNDRALRDMVCGLGGASNGFPRQTGFDITVASEIMAILCLASDLEDLERRLGDIIVAYRHDKSPVFARDLKADGAMTVLLKDAMQPNLVQTLENNPAFVHGGPFANIAHGCNSVVATRTALKLADYVVTEAGFGADLGAEKFFNIKCRKAGLKPAAAVIVATIRALKMNGGVAKADLGHENVDAVKAGCANLGRHIENVKQFGVPAIVAINHFSGDTDREIDAVRDYVARFGEEAIVCRHWEKGSAGIVDLAEKVVELAETGHAQFAPLYPDEMSLFGKMETVVKRIYRGAEAVAEPTVLDQLSQWEAAGYGHLPVCMAKTQYSFSTDPTALGAPNDHTVAIREVRLSAGAGFVVAITGQIMTMPGLPRTPAAETIHLDDRGQIEGLF; encoded by the coding sequence ATGACGAGTGTCCAATCCGACATCGAGATTGCACGCGCTGCAGCGAAAAAGCCGATCATGGAGATTGGCGCCGCCCTCGGAATTCCCGCAGACCAGCTTGTTCCCTACGGCCATGACAAGGCGAAGGTCTCGGCGGACTTCATCGGCAGCCTGAGCGGCCGTCCGGACGGCAAGCTGATCCTCGTCACGGCCGTCAACCCGACGCCGGCCGGCGAAGGCAAGACGACGACGACGGTCGGTCTCGGAGATGGGCTGAACCGGATCGGCAAGCGCGCAATCGTCTGCGTGCGCGAACCCTCGCTCGGTCCATGCTTCGGCATGAAGGGCGGTGCAGCCGGCGGCGGCTATGCGCAGGTCGTGCCGATGGACGACATCAACCTGCACTTCACCGGCGACTTCCATGCCATTACGGCCGCTCACAATTTGCTGTCGGCGCTGATCGACAACCATCTCTATTGGGGCAATGCGCTGGGCGTCGACAGCCGCCGGGTCGTGTGGCGTCGCGCGCTCGACATGAACGACCGGGCGCTGCGCGACATGGTGTGCGGTCTCGGCGGCGCGTCGAACGGCTTTCCGCGCCAGACCGGGTTCGACATCACCGTCGCGTCGGAAATCATGGCCATTCTCTGCCTTGCATCCGACCTCGAAGATCTGGAGCGGCGCCTGGGCGACATCATCGTCGCCTATCGGCACGACAAGTCTCCCGTCTTTGCGCGCGACCTGAAGGCCGATGGCGCGATGACGGTCCTGCTCAAGGATGCTATGCAGCCCAACCTCGTGCAGACGCTGGAAAACAATCCGGCCTTCGTCCATGGAGGGCCGTTCGCCAATATCGCTCATGGCTGCAACTCGGTGGTGGCAACGCGCACGGCATTGAAGCTTGCCGACTACGTCGTGACCGAAGCGGGGTTCGGCGCTGACCTCGGCGCGGAGAAATTCTTCAACATCAAGTGCCGAAAGGCCGGCTTGAAGCCCGCGGCCGCCGTCATCGTCGCGACGATCCGGGCCCTGAAGATGAATGGCGGCGTGGCCAAGGCCGATCTCGGCCACGAGAACGTCGATGCGGTGAAGGCAGGCTGCGCCAATCTCGGCCGCCACATCGAGAACGTGAAGCAGTTCGGCGTGCCGGCCATTGTCGCCATCAATCATTTCTCAGGCGACACCGACCGCGAGATCGATGCGGTTCGGGACTATGTCGCGCGCTTCGGCGAGGAGGCGATCGTCTGCCGCCACTGGGAAAAGGGCTCGGCCGGCATCGTCGACCTGGCCGAAAAGGTCGTGGAGCTGGCAGAGACCGGCCACGCGCAATTCGCGCCGCTCTATCCGGACGAGATGTCGCTCTTTGGCAAGATGGAGACCGTCGTCAAGCGCATCTATCGCGGCGCGGAGGCCGTCGCCGAACCAACCGTGCTCGATCAGCTGTCCCAGTGGGAAGCGGCCGGATACGGCCATCTTCCGGTCTGCATGGCAAAGACCCAGTACTCCTTTTCCACCGACCCGACCGCGCTGGGGGCTCCGAACGATCACACTGTGGCGATCCGCGAGGTTCGGTTGTCGGCCGGTGCCGGTTTCGTCGTCGCGATCACAGGCCAGATCATGACGATGCCGGGCCTGCCGCGGACGCCGGCGGCGGAGACGATCCATCTCGATGACCGCGGCCAGATCGAAGGCCTGTTCTGA
- a CDS encoding spermidine synthase, with protein MIPWVHLDTAIVPGDGTPLKLMQRGHEFSIMTGATELMNSRLSGSEEVLAERSCELVADRARPRILVGGLGMGFTLRAALKALKAESEIVVAELVPAVVTWARGPLQPIYGESLGDPRLTIIESDVGAVISAEPGRYDAILLDVDNGPDGLTRDANEGLYSFAGLERARRALTKNGVLAVWSSAPDAGFSRRLKSSGFAVEEVKVRARRSRGARHLIWLATRTD; from the coding sequence ATGATCCCCTGGGTACATCTCGATACGGCGATCGTGCCGGGCGATGGAACGCCGCTGAAGCTGATGCAGCGCGGCCATGAGTTCTCGATCATGACCGGCGCCACCGAACTGATGAACAGCCGCTTGAGCGGTTCGGAAGAGGTGCTCGCGGAACGGTCCTGCGAGCTGGTTGCGGATCGCGCCCGGCCGCGCATTCTGGTCGGTGGCCTCGGCATGGGCTTCACGCTGCGTGCCGCGCTGAAGGCCTTGAAAGCCGAAAGCGAGATCGTTGTCGCCGAACTCGTGCCGGCTGTGGTGACGTGGGCGCGCGGACCGTTGCAGCCGATCTATGGCGAGAGCCTCGGCGACCCGCGCTTGACGATCATCGAAAGCGATGTAGGCGCCGTCATTTCAGCCGAGCCTGGCCGCTACGATGCGATCCTGCTCGACGTCGACAATGGCCCGGACGGGCTGACACGCGATGCCAATGAAGGTCTTTACAGCTTCGCCGGCCTGGAAAGAGCGCGACGTGCTCTGACGAAGAACGGGGTTCTGGCCGTCTGGTCTTCTGCGCCGGATGCGGGCTTTTCGCGCAGGCTCAAATCATCGGGGTTTGCCGTGGAAGAAGTGAAGGTGCGCGCCAGGCGCTCACGCGGGGCGCGGCACCTCATCTGGCTCGCGACGCGCACGGACTAG
- a CDS encoding Lrp/AsnC ligand binding domain-containing protein, with translation MKDLDRIDRKILRSLQLDGRLTNTELADRIALSPTATAERVKRLTREGYIEGYGARLSPAKLGRTLLVFVEVKLDRTTPDVFDAFAKAVKTSDDVMECHMVAGGFDYLVKARVAGMDAYRTFLSDVILSLPGVRETHTYAVMEEVKTTGHLPV, from the coding sequence ATGAAGGATCTTGATCGAATCGACCGGAAGATATTGCGGTCACTCCAGCTGGACGGTCGACTGACCAACACGGAACTCGCCGACCGGATAGCGCTGTCGCCGACGGCGACGGCCGAGCGGGTCAAACGGCTGACACGCGAAGGCTATATCGAAGGATACGGCGCGCGCCTCTCCCCAGCAAAGCTTGGACGTACGTTACTGGTTTTCGTCGAGGTGAAGCTCGATCGGACGACGCCCGACGTGTTCGATGCCTTCGCCAAGGCAGTCAAGACGAGCGACGATGTCATGGAATGCCATATGGTGGCGGGCGGCTTCGACTATCTCGTCAAGGCACGCGTCGCGGGCATGGACGCGTACCGCACTTTCCTCTCCGATGTGATCCTGTCCCTGCCGGGCGTCAGGGAAACGCACACCTACGCCGTCATGGAAGAGGTCAAAACGACCGGGCATCTTCCCGTTTAA
- a CDS encoding anthranilate synthase, whose translation MARIEEDGAQTFLTEGGVEVSRLRREVGYGGAIDSYIDRLDERRGAVFSSNYEYPGRYTRWDTAIVDPPLSITARGRAVTLDAYNDRGAVLLEMIAARLASEQEMTLVERTDRKLALQVHEPSRLFTEEERSRVPTVFTVLRAIIDLFRSSEDSNIGLYGAFGYDLAFQFDPVKQSLPRPDDQRDLVLFLPDEILVVDHYSAKAWIDRYDFTKDGATTLGKDGSIEAEPFQDTGTVPEKCDHQPGEYADLVRRAKESFKRGDLFEVVPGQMFRERCKSKPSAISRRLKAINPSPYSFFINLGNQEYLIGASPEMFVRVNGRRVETCPISGTIKRGEDAISDSEQILKLLNSKKDESELTMCSDVDRNDKSRVCEPGSVKVIGRRQIEMYSRLIHTVDHIEGRLRDGMDAFDAFLSHAWAVTVTGAPKLWAMRFIEANEKSPRAWYGGAIGMVNFNGDMNTGLTLRTIRIKAGVAEVRAGATLLYDSDPEEEAAETELKASAMISAIRDAGSASVTAGARKTDRVGDGVSILLVDHEDSFVHTLANYLRQTGATVTTVRSPVADEVLDRIDPDLVVLSPGPGSPKDFDCKATIKRARARGLPIFGVCLGLQALAEAYGGQLRQLALPMHGKPSRIRIIDPGAVFDGLPFEVTVGRYHSIFADPASLPSDFRITAESEDGTIMGIEHFREPVAAVQFHPESIMTLGQDVGMRIIENVVARLARKADVAAA comes from the coding sequence ATGGCTCGGATTGAAGAAGACGGCGCGCAGACTTTCCTGACGGAAGGTGGCGTTGAGGTTTCCCGGCTGCGGCGGGAGGTCGGCTATGGCGGTGCGATCGACAGCTACATCGATCGGCTCGATGAGCGGCGCGGTGCCGTCTTCTCGTCAAACTACGAATATCCCGGCCGCTATACCCGTTGGGATACGGCGATCGTCGATCCCCCGCTGTCGATCACGGCGCGCGGTCGAGCGGTCACCCTCGATGCCTACAACGATCGCGGTGCAGTGCTGCTTGAGATGATCGCAGCGCGGCTCGCGTCCGAGCAGGAGATGACGCTCGTCGAGCGGACTGATCGCAAGCTTGCGCTTCAGGTGCATGAGCCCAGCCGCCTGTTCACCGAAGAAGAACGCTCCCGCGTCCCCACTGTCTTCACGGTGCTGCGCGCTATCATCGATCTCTTCCGGTCGTCGGAAGACAGCAATATCGGGCTCTACGGCGCGTTTGGCTACGATCTGGCCTTTCAGTTCGATCCGGTGAAGCAGTCCCTGCCGCGGCCGGACGACCAGCGCGATCTCGTGCTTTTCCTGCCCGACGAGATTCTGGTCGTCGACCATTATTCGGCAAAAGCCTGGATCGATCGATACGATTTCACCAAGGATGGTGCCACGACCTTAGGCAAGGACGGGTCTATCGAAGCCGAGCCGTTCCAGGACACGGGCACGGTTCCGGAAAAGTGCGACCACCAGCCGGGCGAATATGCCGATCTGGTGCGCCGCGCGAAGGAGAGCTTCAAGCGCGGAGACCTGTTCGAAGTCGTGCCGGGGCAGATGTTTCGCGAGCGCTGCAAGTCGAAGCCGTCCGCGATCTCGCGCCGGCTCAAGGCGATCAATCCGTCGCCCTATTCGTTCTTCATCAATCTCGGAAACCAGGAATATCTCATCGGCGCATCGCCGGAAATGTTCGTGCGGGTCAATGGCCGGCGCGTCGAGACCTGCCCGATCTCGGGCACGATCAAGCGTGGCGAGGATGCAATTTCTGATTCAGAACAAATCCTCAAGCTGTTGAATTCAAAGAAAGACGAGTCCGAACTCACCATGTGTTCGGATGTCGACCGGAACGACAAGAGCCGCGTCTGCGAGCCTGGTTCGGTCAAGGTGATCGGACGCCGCCAGATCGAGATGTATTCGCGGCTCATCCACACGGTCGATCATATCGAAGGCCGGCTGCGGGACGGGATGGACGCGTTCGACGCATTCCTCTCGCACGCCTGGGCCGTGACGGTGACAGGAGCGCCGAAGCTCTGGGCGATGCGCTTTATCGAAGCCAACGAGAAGAGCCCGCGCGCCTGGTATGGCGGCGCGATCGGCATGGTGAACTTCAATGGCGACATGAACACCGGGCTGACGCTTCGCACCATCCGCATCAAGGCCGGCGTGGCGGAAGTGCGTGCCGGCGCAACGCTGCTCTATGACAGCGATCCGGAGGAAGAGGCAGCCGAAACCGAGCTCAAGGCCTCGGCGATGATTTCGGCCATTCGCGACGCCGGCAGCGCTTCGGTTACGGCGGGCGCGCGAAAGACCGACCGGGTCGGCGACGGGGTGTCGATCCTGCTCGTCGACCACGAGGACAGCTTCGTCCACACGCTGGCCAACTATCTGCGCCAGACCGGTGCTACGGTCACCACAGTACGCTCGCCGGTGGCCGACGAAGTGCTCGATCGTATCGATCCGGATCTGGTGGTGCTTTCGCCTGGCCCCGGCAGCCCGAAGGATTTCGACTGCAAGGCGACGATCAAGCGCGCGCGGGCGAGGGGCCTGCCCATCTTCGGCGTCTGTCTGGGGCTGCAGGCTCTGGCGGAAGCCTATGGCGGCCAGTTGCGCCAGCTTGCCCTGCCCATGCACGGGAAGCCGTCGCGTATCCGCATCATTGATCCCGGCGCTGTCTTCGATGGTTTGCCGTTCGAAGTGACCGTCGGCCGTTACCACTCGATCTTCGCCGATCCGGCGAGCCTGCCCTCGGATTTCCGCATCACGGCGGAGAGCGAGGACGGAACGATCATGGGCATCGAACATTTTCGGGAACCGGTCGCTGCCGTGCAGTTCCACCCGGAATCGATCATGACGCTCGGCCAGGATGTCGGCATGCGCATCATCGAAAACGTCGTGGCACGGCTTGCGCGCAAGGCCGATGTAGCGGCTGCCTGA
- a CDS encoding thymidine kinase — translation MAKLYFHYASMNAGKSTLLLQASYNYEERGMRTLLLTAALDDRAGHGRIASRIGLGSDALTFTEADDLYGVVEREIEQESDGRLACVFVDEAQFLSEAQVWQLARVVDRLNVPVMTYGLRTDFRGELFPGSKALLAIADSLREIRTICFCGKKATMVVRVDAEGKALSEGAQIDVGGNDKYVPYCREHWMEKTGRRPDRG, via the coding sequence TTGGCCAAACTCTATTTTCATTATGCTTCCATGAATGCCGGCAAGTCGACCTTGCTGCTGCAGGCGTCCTACAATTACGAGGAACGGGGGATGCGGACCCTGCTGCTGACCGCAGCCCTCGACGACCGGGCTGGCCATGGGCGCATCGCTTCCAGGATCGGTCTCGGATCGGACGCGCTGACCTTCACGGAGGCCGATGACCTCTATGGCGTCGTGGAGCGCGAGATAGAACAGGAGAGTGATGGCCGGCTGGCCTGCGTCTTCGTCGACGAGGCCCAGTTTCTCAGCGAGGCTCAAGTGTGGCAACTCGCGCGCGTCGTCGACCGGCTGAACGTGCCGGTGATGACCTACGGGCTGAGAACCGATTTCCGTGGCGAGCTCTTCCCTGGCTCCAAGGCACTTCTCGCCATCGCCGACAGTCTGAGAGAAATTCGGACAATCTGCTTTTGCGGAAAGAAGGCGACCATGGTGGTCCGGGTCGATGCAGAGGGCAAGGCGCTGAGCGAGGGCGCCCAGATCGATGTCGGCGGCAACGACAAATACGTGCCCTACTGCAGGGAACACTGGATGGAGAAGACCGGGCGACGGCCCGACCGGGGATAG
- a CDS encoding c-type cytochrome: MVRYLLAAGFSVLALTSVASAQDAAAGKATFRQCMACHVVDQEQNRVGPHLVGIVGRPVASIEGFNYSDAMRAYSEDGAKVWDDATLATYLADPRGVVQGTRMAFAGVKDEAALANLIAYLSDPAAAE; the protein is encoded by the coding sequence ATGGTTCGTTATTTGCTTGCCGCAGGTTTTTCCGTACTCGCACTGACTTCGGTCGCTTCCGCTCAGGATGCTGCCGCCGGTAAGGCCACTTTCCGTCAGTGCATGGCCTGCCATGTCGTTGATCAGGAGCAGAATCGCGTAGGTCCTCATCTGGTCGGTATCGTCGGTCGTCCCGTCGCTTCGATCGAAGGCTTCAACTACTCCGACGCAATGCGCGCCTATTCCGAAGATGGCGCCAAGGTATGGGACGATGCGACGCTTGCAACCTATCTCGCCGATCCGCGCGGTGTGGTCCAGGGCACGCGCATGGCATTTGCCGGTGTGAAGGATGAGGCTGCGCTTGCCAATCTGATCGCCTATCTCTCCGATCCTGCCGCTGCCGAATAG
- a CDS encoding HugZ family protein: MSEEMRKPEAAKTIRETDEFARTEADRLIRGSRHAALSVLEPMTGHPIVSRTLVATDGVGRPIILVSALSSHTKALLADARAGLLFGEPGKGDPLAHPRISLKCRAEHITRDSAERPALRRRFLTRHPKAELYIDFPDFSFFRLLPLSASLNGGFGKAYELSGDDLDIASPAASALADMEEGAIAHMNADHSDAIDLYAAHLAGEKDSGWRICGIDPAGFEIQRGDQLRRIRFPKSLGDAGDLRKALAELAKSARAND; encoded by the coding sequence ATGTCCGAGGAAATGCGCAAGCCGGAAGCAGCCAAGACGATCCGCGAAACGGACGAGTTCGCGCGGACGGAAGCGGACCGTCTGATCCGCGGCTCACGGCATGCGGCGCTCTCGGTTCTCGAACCAATGACGGGTCACCCCATTGTCAGCCGAACGCTCGTTGCAACCGATGGTGTCGGCAGACCGATCATCCTCGTCTCGGCCTTGTCGAGCCACACCAAGGCGCTTCTTGCCGATGCGCGGGCCGGCCTTCTTTTCGGCGAGCCTGGCAAGGGAGATCCGCTGGCGCATCCCCGCATCTCCTTGAAATGCCGCGCCGAGCACATCACGCGCGACTCAGCCGAACGTCCAGCCTTGAGGCGTCGTTTTCTTACACGTCATCCGAAGGCTGAGCTCTATATCGATTTTCCCGATTTCAGCTTCTTCCGGCTGCTCCCCCTCTCCGCGAGCCTAAACGGCGGTTTTGGCAAGGCTTACGAGCTTTCCGGCGACGATCTCGATATCGCTTCCCCCGCCGCGTCGGCATTGGCCGACATGGAGGAAGGCGCCATCGCCCATATGAATGCCGACCATTCCGACGCGATCGATCTCTACGCCGCACATCTTGCTGGCGAAAAAGATAGCGGCTGGCGCATCTGCGGCATCGATCCCGCAGGCTTCGAGATTCAGCGTGGCGATCAATTGCGCCGCATCCGCTTCCCGAAGTCCCTTGGTGATGCGGGAGATCTTCGCAAGGCTCTTGCCGAGCTCGCAAAAAGTGCAAGAGCAAACGATTAA